A single genomic interval of Candidatus Bathyarchaeota archaeon harbors:
- a CDS encoding helix-turn-helix domain-containing protein: MGWSIVETIVEDSQRVVKLYDETTGVWKFVRKDKGSIKSIELIENMFQKLGLSKNEIRIYVYLARSRERKASEISEALSLHRTETYRILRDLEKRGLVSSVFEKPLKFIATPFERAIEALIEAKKLKIQKLERKKKNLINIWLSLPHPEVKHKRKEVFQILEGEEQLDFKANEIIRNTQREISVFASEEDLARLYHSGFIDRLERLSKKNFDVKLLTNDSRKSHFFVEKIRLTNARYALSDVKDLPTFILVDQEQLLLTVRKNNENYGEKAKRAKIAALWTNYEAFIKALAKLFSELWNVEVPLKIVSPS, translated from the coding sequence TTGGGATGGTCCATCGTGGAAACTATTGTTGAAGACTCTCAAAGGGTTGTTAAACTTTATGACGAAACCACTGGGGTATGGAAATTCGTCAGAAAGGACAAGGGCTCAATTAAATCCATAGAGCTTATTGAGAACATGTTTCAAAAGCTCGGTCTTTCTAAGAACGAGATTAGAATTTATGTTTATCTTGCTCGCTCTAGAGAGCGGAAGGCAAGTGAGATTTCTGAGGCGCTCAGTCTTCACAGAACAGAAACCTACAGAATACTGCGGGACTTGGAGAAAAGAGGCTTGGTGTCATCTGTTTTCGAAAAACCTCTGAAATTTATCGCTACGCCCTTTGAACGAGCGATAGAGGCACTCATTGAAGCAAAGAAGCTGAAAATACAGAAGTTAGAAAGAAAAAAGAAAAACTTGATCAACATTTGGCTGTCTCTTCCCCATCCTGAAGTGAAACATAAAAGAAAAGAGGTTTTTCAGATACTTGAAGGTGAGGAGCAGCTTGATTTCAAAGCAAACGAAATAATCCGAAATACGCAGAGGGAGATCAGCGTCTTTGCTTCTGAAGAAGACCTTGCAAGATTATACCACTCAGGCTTCATAGACAGACTTGAGAGGCTTTCCAAGAAAAACTTTGATGTTAAGCTTCTGACAAACGATTCTAGGAAAAGCCACTTTTTTGTTGAAAAAATAAGGCTTACGAATGCTAGGTATGCACTTTCAGACGTTAAAGATCTTCCCACGTTTATTTTGGTAGATCAAGAGCAGCTTCTCCTCACCGTCAGGAAAAACAACGAAAATTATGGTGAGAAAGCGAAGCGAGCAAAGATTGCTGCTTTGTGGACAAATTACGAAGCTTTCATTAAGGCTTTGGCGAAGTTATTCTCGGAATTGTGGAATGTTGAGGTACCTTTAAAAATCGTTTCTCCGTCTTAG
- a CDS encoding AAA family ATPase, which yields MDYFGEETETIRGKKWNWKAFESTEGFPVSDNLLDWVIGQERALNECYLCLEEWVHKLKNLEKEKWYDAWKDPDKEKPSATKTAPPGPYLLLMGDPGTGKSLIGRALAAHLTELYKKHKIQLQDVVCWKNDLIPSEPKISSNPAGEGKKIIFKEKLKETKKLFLQKLGITALTYLMIVVASIFMFAGFYYLWQQKLQWDANVATAFGILVQEQYGGDFARYILDSFVTIGTTTFLPAGMMLMFLILVVVLGRFGMMGGAKGVGGAKATTVPKLIVDNSKKAAPFIDATGHGSAQLFGSIAWDPLQTGGLGTPEHQRVSAGDVHRAHMGILYIDEIKNLKPAEAVTLLTVLEDGQLPVTLRSRWDEGNTAAMAVATEPVPCMCFLVGAGNFDSIGQVHPALMDRIYGYGKVVRMNNDMSNTVENRRRCVQFIAQEVSRFHLIPFSREACEEIIDEGRRRSNKRDGLTTRFRPMISIVKTAATLAVKEGCRTVERRYVREAIENHCKTIQKQLLEHQISERGKLLDIKPEGARLGQIYGLAAVSDPYSGEMTGNVLAVKGFLGKRDNGSNNHLKGYYKVTGIAKGGKERFITDSVSKVRSVILQKYGLDIAQDFFTHIDFAQAYGVDGPSAGVTMTILLCSLIEGQPIRQDVAVTGEINVGVDGEVPVTAVGGLHEKIKAAEAWGFRKVVIPARNYKHSVDPRDYDIDVVAGETLKDYLKECLVDQQKPFNNFKKIDLGKY from the coding sequence GTGGATTATTTCGGAGAGGAAACAGAAACCATCCGTGGAAAAAAATGGAACTGGAAAGCCTTCGAATCCACCGAAGGCTTCCCTGTCTCCGACAACCTTCTCGACTGGGTCATCGGACAAGAACGCGCTTTAAACGAGTGCTATCTATGTCTCGAAGAATGGGTTCACAAACTCAAAAATCTTGAAAAAGAAAAATGGTATGACGCGTGGAAAGACCCCGATAAAGAAAAACCAAGCGCCACAAAAACTGCCCCTCCTGGCCCTTACCTCCTTTTGATGGGCGACCCTGGGACTGGAAAATCTCTCATCGGCAGAGCACTTGCTGCCCATCTAACTGAGCTTTACAAAAAACACAAAATTCAACTCCAAGACGTTGTCTGTTGGAAAAACGATTTAATTCCAAGTGAACCGAAAATCTCCTCTAACCCTGCAGGCGAAGGGAAGAAAATAATTTTCAAAGAAAAATTGAAAGAAACAAAAAAACTGTTTCTCCAAAAACTCGGAATAACGGCTCTAACTTATCTGATGATTGTAGTAGCCTCTATCTTTATGTTTGCAGGTTTCTACTATCTGTGGCAACAAAAGCTTCAATGGGACGCCAATGTGGCAACAGCGTTCGGCATCCTTGTCCAAGAACAATACGGAGGCGACTTCGCCAGATACATATTGGACTCCTTCGTTACAATAGGCACCACCACATTCTTGCCTGCCGGCATGATGCTCATGTTCCTAATACTAGTGGTTGTGCTAGGACGTTTTGGAATGATGGGAGGCGCAAAAGGTGTTGGAGGTGCCAAAGCCACAACAGTGCCAAAACTTATAGTAGACAATTCCAAAAAAGCTGCACCATTCATAGACGCAACAGGACATGGTTCTGCACAATTATTCGGCAGCATCGCTTGGGATCCGCTGCAAACTGGCGGTTTAGGAACACCAGAGCATCAAAGAGTATCTGCTGGTGACGTCCACCGCGCACACATGGGTATTCTCTACATTGATGAGATTAAGAACTTGAAGCCAGCTGAGGCAGTGACCTTGTTAACTGTTTTGGAGGATGGACAGTTGCCTGTAACTTTGAGAAGCCGCTGGGACGAAGGCAACACTGCGGCGATGGCTGTAGCTACCGAGCCAGTGCCGTGCATGTGTTTCTTGGTAGGTGCTGGAAACTTTGACAGTATTGGACAGGTGCATCCAGCTCTTATGGACAGAATCTACGGTTATGGCAAGGTAGTTAGAATGAACAACGACATGTCCAACACCGTGGAAAACCGTCGAAGATGTGTCCAGTTTATCGCTCAAGAAGTTTCACGCTTCCACCTGATACCTTTCAGCAGAGAGGCATGTGAAGAAATTATAGATGAAGGACGGAGACGAAGCAACAAAAGAGACGGATTAACGACTAGATTTCGACCAATGATATCAATAGTGAAAACTGCTGCAACCCTAGCTGTCAAGGAAGGCTGCAGAACAGTTGAGAGAAGGTATGTGAGAGAAGCTATAGAAAACCATTGTAAAACAATTCAGAAACAGCTTCTTGAGCATCAAATAAGCGAGAGAGGCAAACTTCTCGACATTAAACCTGAAGGTGCAAGGCTTGGCCAAATTTACGGTCTAGCAGCTGTTTCAGATCCCTACAGTGGTGAAATGACAGGCAACGTGTTGGCCGTTAAAGGATTCTTGGGGAAACGTGACAATGGAAGCAACAATCACCTGAAAGGATATTACAAAGTGACTGGAATTGCGAAAGGTGGGAAAGAACGGTTTATCACAGACAGTGTTTCAAAAGTTAGAAGCGTTATCCTGCAAAAATACGGATTAGACATCGCTCAAGACTTTTTTACACACATAGATTTCGCCCAAGCTTACGGCGTAGACGGACCAAGCGCTGGCGTTACGATGACAATTCTACTATGCTCCTTGATAGAAGGACAACCAATCCGTCAAGACGTTGCCGTTACTGGTGAAATTAACGTCGGCGTGGATGGCGAAGTTCCTGTAACTGCTGTTGGTGGGCTTCACGAGAAGATTAAGGCTGCTGAGGCGTGGGGTTTCAGGAAGGTTGTGATTCCAGCTAGAAATTATAAACATTCCGTAGACCCTCGAGACTATGACATAGATGTAGTCGCTGGCGAGACATTGAAGGACTACCTCAAGGAATGTTTGGTAGACCAGCAAAAGCCTTTCAACAACTTCAAAAAAATCGATCTTGGCAAATACTAA
- a CDS encoding AAA family ATPase has protein sequence MSYGHQGMKEEEETSRVQKVTSVRRDNYKITVSIDKERPMSQSPLYHKYDIQKYDLHPNYSFAHLADMIPTNTPEYIDSGQHYVERIIRALYYFKQCSLIGPSGTGKTHIVYLVAELCGLPVWEINCGLQTSSYDMIGRFIGLGRENWIDGMVTRWLKAGGIMYLDEANMMKQDVATRLNPVLDTRGHLVLNEKDNEVVERHKYGYLIISMNPYSAEFSGTKPLNAAMRRRMAVWINFDYTSVGNKISPVEVKMLMNRSKVDENMAYKIVQAGAELRRQYKSGDVPYGPSLGDLINWATLVHDGNTPNVAAEETIIALTSDNTEVQDDVRRIIESVFPKPK, from the coding sequence TTGAGCTATGGACATCAAGGCATGAAAGAGGAAGAGGAAACTAGTCGAGTTCAAAAAGTCACCTCCGTCCGGCGGGACAACTACAAAATAACGGTGTCCATAGACAAAGAACGCCCTATGTCTCAGTCTCCTCTTTACCACAAATACGACATCCAAAAATACGACCTTCACCCAAACTACAGCTTCGCACATCTTGCCGACATGATTCCTACGAACACTCCCGAATACATCGACAGCGGACAACATTACGTGGAACGTATCATCCGTGCACTCTACTACTTCAAACAATGCTCCCTAATAGGACCATCAGGAACGGGCAAAACACACATAGTCTATCTTGTGGCAGAACTCTGTGGTTTGCCAGTGTGGGAAATCAACTGTGGCCTTCAAACATCTTCGTACGACATGATTGGACGTTTTATTGGCCTTGGAAGAGAAAACTGGATCGACGGAATGGTGACAAGATGGCTAAAAGCAGGTGGAATAATGTATCTTGACGAAGCTAACATGATGAAGCAAGACGTTGCTACAAGGCTTAATCCAGTTCTCGACACTCGGGGGCACCTTGTGTTGAACGAAAAGGACAACGAAGTCGTGGAGAGACACAAGTATGGATACTTGATAATCAGCATGAACCCCTATTCAGCAGAGTTTTCGGGAACCAAGCCATTGAACGCTGCTATGAGAAGGCGGATGGCTGTGTGGATAAACTTCGACTATACAAGTGTTGGCAACAAGATTTCACCTGTCGAAGTAAAAATGCTCATGAACCGATCTAAGGTCGACGAGAATATGGCTTATAAAATTGTCCAGGCTGGTGCAGAGTTGCGAAGACAATACAAATCAGGAGACGTTCCTTACGGTCCATCTCTAGGTGATCTAATAAACTGGGCTACCCTTGTTCACGACGGCAACACCCCTAACGTCGCCGCTGAAGAAACCATAATCGCATTAACCAGCGATAACACTGAAGTGCAAGATGATGTCAGAAGAATTATCGAGTCAGTTTTTCCTAAGCCCAAATGA
- the grpE gene encoding nucleotide exchange factor GrpE, translating into MSKEAEKKQARNKNEKREEQHARSKEIAEENGTLELANALKEEKKRSEDYLNRLKYMQADFENLKKRLDNQIKEIRKYSNERLVLELLGIVDELEVAIQETKQAQSVEILLKGVEMTLKKLKKVLELEEVSPIDCIGQTFDPSKHEVVAKIESEEEGIIIEEIRKGYIMKGKVIRPSAVKIAAKSSLKATKEVEQSEQ; encoded by the coding sequence ATGAGCAAAGAAGCGGAGAAAAAACAAGCTAGAAACAAGAATGAAAAACGGGAAGAGCAACATGCCCGCTCAAAAGAGATCGCTGAAGAAAATGGGACACTTGAATTAGCCAACGCCTTGAAGGAGGAGAAGAAACGTTCAGAGGATTACCTGAATCGGCTCAAGTATATGCAGGCAGACTTTGAGAACTTGAAAAAAAGATTAGACAATCAAATTAAAGAAATCAGAAAATACAGTAACGAACGTTTGGTCCTTGAGTTGCTTGGAATTGTAGATGAACTTGAAGTAGCAATCCAAGAAACCAAGCAAGCTCAATCAGTAGAGATCTTACTTAAAGGTGTTGAAATGACTCTGAAAAAGCTCAAGAAGGTCTTAGAGTTGGAAGAGGTTTCTCCTATAGATTGTATTGGTCAAACATTTGATCCCTCAAAACATGAGGTTGTGGCAAAAATTGAGAGTGAAGAGGAAGGAATAATCATCGAGGAAATAAGGAAAGGATATATTATGAAAGGAAAAGTAATCAGACCTAGTGCTGTGAAAATCGCAGCAAAATCATCCCTAAAAGCTACTAAGGAAGTGGAACAAAGTGAGCAATAG
- the dnaK gene encoding molecular chaperone DnaK, translated as MSNRKPSEKILGIDLGTTNSAAAIFEGGRTTIIPSAEGPTAAGKMFPSVVAFTKDGQLLIGEPAKRQAAANPENTIFEIKRKMGTNYKVKAQGKEYTPQQISAFILQKIKKDAENFLSAPINKAVITIPAHFNDNQRQATKDAGEIAGFEVKRIVNEPTAACLAYGIDKLEKEMKILVFSFGGGTHDVTAMDFGKGVFQVLSTSGDTHIGGTDVDKAIMDHIIEEFKRQTGVDLSNDNAALGRLKEAAEKAKIELSTLMTTDIDLPFIHSDESGPKHLHLTLTRARLEVLANSIVKKTRKTILKSLEDAKLTPKDIDKIILIGGMTRMPLVQKFVEEMLGKSPERGVDPMECVATGAAIQAGVLTGEVKDLLLLDVTPLSLGVETLGQVHTRIIERNTTIPTKRMQIFSTAADFQTLVTINVLQGERSMAPDNVSLGTFNLTGIPPAPRGIPQIEVTFDIDANGILNVSAKDLGTNKEAKITITASTKLSEEEKERMIKEAERFAEQDKKKREEAELRNNADTLIYTAEKTKKDLGEKLAKDQEKNIDKAVSELKDALAGTDMEMIRTKSENLTKILQEVGTTVYQQVAAEQAKKSAAKHDQKAEKEEKKVVDSEDYKVEESKED; from the coding sequence GTGAGCAATAGGAAACCCAGCGAAAAAATACTTGGGATAGATCTTGGAACCACAAACTCGGCAGCAGCAATTTTCGAAGGAGGTCGAACCACGATTATCCCAAGTGCTGAGGGACCAACAGCAGCTGGCAAGATGTTTCCATCTGTTGTGGCCTTCACTAAGGATGGTCAACTTCTAATCGGGGAACCTGCAAAGAGACAGGCTGCAGCTAATCCTGAAAACACAATCTTTGAGATTAAAAGGAAAATGGGGACAAATTATAAAGTAAAAGCTCAAGGAAAAGAATACACCCCTCAACAAATTTCAGCATTTATACTTCAGAAAATCAAGAAAGATGCTGAGAATTTCCTAAGTGCTCCAATAAACAAAGCTGTAATAACAATACCTGCTCACTTCAATGACAACCAACGACAAGCTACAAAAGATGCTGGAGAAATTGCTGGTTTTGAGGTTAAACGCATTGTGAATGAACCAACTGCAGCTTGCTTGGCATATGGAATTGACAAATTAGAGAAAGAAATGAAGATCCTAGTTTTCAGCTTTGGCGGTGGTACTCATGACGTTACGGCAATGGACTTCGGCAAAGGCGTATTTCAAGTTCTATCGACGAGTGGTGATACACATATTGGAGGAACAGATGTGGACAAAGCTATCATGGATCATATAATCGAAGAATTCAAACGGCAGACCGGAGTAGATCTCAGCAATGACAACGCAGCATTGGGTAGACTTAAAGAAGCGGCTGAAAAGGCCAAGATTGAACTGTCAACATTGATGACGACTGACATTGATCTGCCCTTCATACACTCAGATGAGTCAGGACCAAAACACCTGCACCTTACGCTCACTCGAGCAAGGCTGGAGGTTTTGGCAAATTCTATTGTCAAGAAGACGAGAAAGACAATCCTGAAATCCTTAGAGGACGCCAAGCTGACTCCCAAGGATATAGACAAAATAATCTTGATTGGCGGCATGACCAGAATGCCTTTGGTTCAGAAATTTGTTGAAGAAATGTTGGGTAAATCTCCAGAGCGGGGAGTGGATCCAATGGAATGTGTGGCAACTGGGGCGGCCATACAAGCGGGTGTACTTACAGGGGAAGTCAAGGACTTGCTCTTACTTGATGTTACACCCTTATCTCTTGGTGTTGAAACCTTGGGTCAGGTTCATACTAGAATAATTGAGCGAAACACAACTATTCCTACAAAGAGAATGCAGATATTTTCCACAGCAGCAGACTTCCAGACATTAGTAACGATCAATGTGCTACAAGGGGAGCGGTCTATGGCTCCAGATAACGTGTCGCTTGGGACATTCAACTTAACAGGAATTCCTCCAGCTCCAAGAGGGATACCGCAGATAGAAGTAACGTTTGACATTGATGCAAATGGCATTTTGAATGTATCAGCAAAAGACCTGGGAACTAACAAAGAAGCCAAGATAACCATTACAGCCTCCACTAAACTATCTGAAGAAGAAAAGGAGCGGATGATAAAGGAGGCTGAGCGATTTGCAGAACAAGACAAAAAGAAGCGGGAAGAGGCAGAGCTAAGGAATAATGCTGATACTCTAATTTACACTGCAGAGAAAACAAAGAAAGACTTGGGAGAAAAACTGGCTAAAGATCAGGAAAAGAATATTGACAAAGCTGTCTCTGAGTTGAAAGATGCCTTAGCGGGTACTGACATGGAAATGATTAGAACTAAATCGGAGAATCTCACAAAAATCCTCCAGGAAGTTGGAACTACAGTTTATCAACAAGTCGCAGCAGAGCAGGCGAAGAAATCAGCTGCAAAACATGACCAGAAGGCAGAAAAAGAAGAAAAGAAGGTTGTAGATTCCGAAGATTACAAAGTTGAAGAATCTAAAGAAGACTAG
- the dnaJ gene encoding molecular chaperone DnaJ, which translates to MASGSDYYEILGLSRSASHAEIKDAYRKLALKYHPDRNKSPDAEDKFKEISEAYAVLSDPSKRRQYDMLGHVGFDQRYSEEDIFRGVDFESIFRDFGFGFGFNFEDFFSPFFGRRGFRRRIVKGHDIVHDVKISLEEAAEGAEKRIQVRRIEKCETCKGTGANPGTSPRSCPECNGVGQIQDVQRNRFSMFVRIVPCPKCRGKGEVIDSPCKKCKGIGLEKRKKRITVKIPSGIDNGYQLRLKGQGDVPPEEGIPGDLYVNIYVSPHKHFERVGDNLLYDLKIGFPQVALGARITVPTLDGNSEVKIHRGTRPGDVVVLKGKGMPRLHRHGRGDLLVRVDVSVPKKLTKREKMLIKELAKEFKQEVDNGGRFF; encoded by the coding sequence ATGGCAAGTGGAAGTGATTACTATGAAATCTTGGGCTTATCTAGGTCAGCCTCTCATGCAGAGATCAAAGATGCCTACCGAAAGCTGGCATTGAAGTACCACCCTGATCGCAATAAATCACCCGATGCTGAAGACAAATTCAAGGAAATATCTGAAGCCTACGCTGTCTTATCAGATCCAAGTAAGCGTAGACAATACGATATGCTGGGCCATGTAGGATTCGATCAAAGATATTCTGAAGAAGATATATTCCGAGGAGTAGATTTCGAATCTATATTTAGAGACTTTGGCTTTGGCTTTGGCTTTAACTTCGAGGATTTCTTCAGCCCCTTTTTCGGTCGAAGAGGCTTCAGAAGAAGAATCGTCAAAGGTCACGACATAGTTCACGATGTTAAAATATCCCTTGAAGAAGCAGCGGAAGGTGCAGAAAAGAGGATACAGGTTAGACGAATCGAAAAATGTGAGACATGCAAAGGAACTGGAGCCAATCCAGGGACCTCCCCAAGAAGTTGCCCAGAATGTAATGGTGTAGGACAAATTCAGGATGTTCAGAGAAACAGGTTCTCCATGTTCGTACGTATTGTTCCCTGCCCCAAATGCAGAGGAAAAGGTGAGGTTATTGACTCACCCTGCAAAAAATGCAAGGGCATCGGACTCGAGAAAAGGAAGAAGAGAATAACTGTGAAGATCCCTTCAGGAATTGATAATGGATACCAGCTAAGACTAAAAGGCCAAGGCGATGTTCCTCCAGAAGAAGGGATTCCAGGAGACCTCTACGTTAATATATATGTGTCCCCTCACAAACATTTCGAAAGAGTCGGAGACAATCTTTTATATGATCTGAAAATCGGGTTTCCTCAAGTTGCCCTAGGGGCACGCATCACTGTTCCAACGCTAGACGGTAACAGTGAAGTGAAGATTCATCGTGGAACACGCCCTGGAGATGTGGTTGTGTTGAAGGGAAAGGGCATGCCTAGACTACATAGACATGGTAGAGGGGACCTCTTGGTGCGAGTAGATGTATCTGTCCCGAAAAAATTGACAAAGAGAGAGAAGATGTTGATTAAGGAGTTAGCCAAAGAGTTCAAGCAAGAAGTGGATAATGGGGGTCGATTTTTTTAA
- a CDS encoding ZIP family metal transporter codes for MFTLAWILISTFLVSVISLIGILFLAVKENILKKFVLVLVSFASGSLLGGAFFHLIPESFSTLDESVFITVVFGIMLFFLLEKCLWRHCHERECPVHPFAYLNFLGDGIHNFIDGIVIAASFLSAESLGLITTVAVVMHEIPQELGDFGVLIYGGFTKAKALLFNFVSAILAMAGALFTYFFISYLPNTNYILGFAAGGFIYIATTDLIPELHKETNIKNSIVEIVFLLLGVILMKFLKV; via the coding sequence ATGTTTACTCTTGCTTGGATTCTCATCTCCACGTTTTTAGTCAGCGTCATTTCACTGATTGGAATATTATTTTTAGCTGTTAAAGAGAACATTCTGAAAAAATTTGTTCTTGTGTTGGTTAGTTTTGCTTCTGGAAGTTTGTTGGGAGGAGCCTTTTTTCATCTAATCCCTGAATCTTTTTCCACGCTTGATGAAAGCGTCTTTATTACAGTTGTTTTTGGCATTATGCTTTTCTTTCTTCTTGAGAAATGTCTGTGGCGTCATTGCCATGAGAGAGAATGCCCAGTTCATCCTTTTGCTTATCTGAACTTTTTGGGTGATGGAATTCACAATTTTATTGATGGCATAGTCATTGCAGCAAGTTTTCTCTCTGCTGAATCCTTGGGTTTAATCACTACTGTAGCGGTTGTGATGCATGAAATACCACAAGAGCTTGGTGACTTTGGGGTGCTTATTTACGGAGGGTTCACTAAGGCAAAAGCTTTGCTCTTTAACTTTGTAAGCGCAATATTGGCTATGGCTGGAGCTTTGTTTACCTATTTCTTTATTTCGTACCTCCCAAACACAAATTATATCCTTGGCTTTGCAGCGGGAGGTTTCATTTACATAGCAACAACGGATCTTATTCCTGAATTGCACAAAGAAACCAATATCAAAAATTCTATTGTTGAAATTGTGTTTTTACTGTTGGGCGTTATTTTGATGAAGTTTCTAAAAGTCTGA
- a CDS encoding transcription initiation factor IIB, with protein MARQRLTDKCPECGSTNLIHDYDSGETVCGNCGLVLREQMMDKGPEWRAFTQEEKASRSRVGVPTSYSVHDKGLSTAIGRVDRDAFGRKLPLSTRLQMWRLRKWQIRSRVHSSVDRNLAQAMAELDRLSDKVYVPSSVKEKAAVVYRKALDKGLVRGRSIAAIAAASLYAACRTTGTPRTLREISEASLVDKKDVARCYRLLLRELDVKMPIADPLTYVSKIAERTGISGQTQGIAIKILRDAKRERAAAGKDPMGLAAAALYIACLMGEEKKTQKDIAEAAGVTEVTVRNRYKSLKRQLGLELPD; from the coding sequence ATGGCGCGTCAGCGTTTAACGGATAAGTGCCCAGAGTGCGGTAGCACTAATCTTATTCATGACTATGACAGTGGGGAAACTGTTTGTGGTAATTGCGGACTTGTCTTGCGTGAGCAGATGATGGATAAGGGACCTGAGTGGCGGGCTTTCACGCAGGAAGAGAAAGCTTCACGTAGTAGAGTTGGGGTGCCTACTTCGTATTCTGTTCATGATAAGGGATTGTCAACGGCTATTGGCAGAGTTGACAGGGATGCTTTTGGTCGTAAGTTGCCACTTTCTACTCGGTTGCAGATGTGGCGGTTGAGAAAGTGGCAGATTCGGTCGCGTGTTCATTCAAGTGTTGACCGGAATCTGGCGCAAGCTATGGCTGAGTTAGATAGGTTATCGGATAAAGTGTATGTCCCTTCTTCGGTTAAGGAGAAGGCGGCGGTGGTTTATCGTAAGGCGTTGGATAAGGGTTTAGTGCGTGGTAGGTCTATTGCGGCTATTGCAGCTGCTTCGTTGTATGCAGCTTGTCGGACGACAGGTACGCCGAGGACTTTGCGTGAGATTTCTGAGGCCAGTTTGGTGGATAAGAAGGATGTGGCGCGGTGTTACAGGTTGTTGTTGCGTGAGTTAGATGTTAAGATGCCTATTGCAGATCCGTTGACTTATGTTTCGAAAATTGCTGAGCGGACAGGGATTAGTGGGCAGACGCAGGGTATAGCGATTAAGATCTTGCGCGATGCGAAGCGTGAGCGGGCGGCGGCTGGGAAGGATCCGATGGGTTTGGCGGCTGCAGCTTTGTATATTGCTTGTTTGATGGGTGAGGAGAAGAAGACACAGAAGGATATTGCTGAAGCTGCAGGTGTTACTGAGGTTACGGTGAGGAACCGGTATAAGAGTTTGAAGAGGCAGCTTGGTTTGGAGTTGCCAGACTAG
- a CDS encoding pectinesterase family protein, producing MRNVISVIIISILFPSILILATNFHVTEVKAPNGYPVHNLDTWLNYITIQEAINAPETSNGHTIFVDEGIYYEHVTVNKSLMLHGENRGTTIIDGNMTGDVVTITQDHVNVTGFTIQRSGGEGTLIKAGIYLSSTSYCNIFGNRLVDNYVGIFGSPRNTSMSNNTITNNHVGVDIHHQATYNIISGNCLMANTVSIHIYNADSNSIFENNMTNNWRSITLGYSRNNRFYHNVFFNNTEQVLILASGYANFWDDGYPSGGNFWSEYTDADLSHDGIGDSTFILDADNTDNFPLVGAFSEFDITSEYSAQVICNSSISDFQFNSTAISFNVTGEDGTTGFCRICIPTALMNDSFRVFVNGTEILPSPEPLPCSNSTHSYLYFNYSHSTQEVIIIPEFPSLIILPIFMTATLLATKIYRKSKSKH from the coding sequence TTGAGGAACGTAATTTCCGTAATAATAATATCAATACTGTTTCCCAGCATTTTAATTTTAGCAACAAATTTTCATGTAACTGAGGTAAAAGCACCTAATGGCTATCCAGTTCACAACCTTGACACTTGGTTAAACTATATAACTATTCAAGAAGCGATAAATGCTCCTGAAACTTCGAATGGACATACAATCTTTGTTGACGAAGGGATCTACTATGAGCATGTGACAGTTAATAAATCCCTGATGTTGCATGGAGAGAATAGAGGAACCACAATTATTGATGGTAACATGACGGGGGATGTTGTCACCATAACCCAAGACCACGTGAATGTTACAGGTTTCACAATACAGAGAAGTGGAGGGGAAGGCACTCTTATTAAGGCGGGAATCTACCTTAGCAGCACAAGCTACTGCAATATATTTGGAAATCGCCTTGTCGATAATTATGTTGGTATTTTTGGGTCTCCAAGAAACACGAGCATGTCAAATAACACCATAACAAACAACCACGTTGGTGTTGACATTCACCACCAAGCGACTTATAACATCATATCTGGAAATTGCCTTATGGCAAACACTGTGAGTATACATATATACAACGCAGACTCAAACAGCATCTTCGAGAACAACATGACGAACAACTGGCGAAGCATTACACTTGGGTATTCCAGGAACAACAGGTTCTATCATAACGTTTTTTTCAACAATACTGAGCAGGTACTTATCTTAGCTAGCGGGTACGCCAACTTCTGGGATGATGGTTACCCCTCTGGTGGAAACTTTTGGAGCGAATATACTGATGCTGACCTTAGCCATGATGGAATAGGTGATTCTACATTCATATTAGATGCAGATAACACTGACAACTTTCCTCTAGTGGGTGCATTTTCTGAATTCGATATCACTTCAGAATACAGCGCTCAAGTTATCTGCAATTCTTCAATTTCAGATTTCCAATTCAATAGCACTGCGATAAGTTTCAATGTTACTGGTGAGGATGGCACTACTGGCTTCTGCAGAATATGCATACCAACGGCCTTGATGAATGACTCCTTCAGAGTGTTTGTCAATGGCACAGAAATCTTACCGTCTCCAGAACCTTTACCATGTTCTAACAGCACACACAGCTATCTATACTTCAATTATAGTCATTCAACACAAGAAGTCATAATCATCCCAGAGTTTCCATCACTCATCATTCTACCAATATTCATGACAGCAACTCTGCTTGCAACAAAAATCTATAGAAAAAGCAAATCAAAACACTAA